CAAGACGACGCTGGCTCGCTCGCTGCTCGGCCTCGTCCCGCCGACCGGGGGCCGCGTCACCTTCGCCGGCAAGCCGCTCGACTACTCGTCGCGCGCCCTGAAGGCGTACCGCAAACGCGTCCAACTGGTCCTCCAGGACCCGAGCGGCTCGCTCAACCCCCGGCACACGGTGTACGACGCGGTGGCCGAGGGTCTGCGTATCCACCGGTACGGCGGCGACGAGCGGGCCGCGGTCACGGAGGCCCTCTCCCGGGCCGGGCTCAGGCCGCCGGAGCGGTTCTTCCTGCGCTATCCCCACGAGCTGTCCGGCGGCCAGCGTCAGCGTGTCGTGATCGCCGGCGCGCTCGTCCTGGAACCCGAACTCATCGTCGCCGACGAGCCGGTGGCGTCCCTCGACGCGTCCGTGCGCGGCGAGATCCTCGCCCTGCTGCTGCGTCTGAGGTCCGAACTCGGCCTGTCCGCCCTGGTGGTGACCCATGACCTGGGGCTGGCGTGGAACATCGCCGACCGGGTCGCGGTGATGTATCTGGGCCGGATCGTGGAGACGGGCGAGGTCGAACAGGTTCTGACGTCACCTCAGCATCCGTACACCCAAGCTCTGTTGTCGGTGCTCCCGGAGGCCCCCGGCGACCCGGTGGTCCTGACGGGTGAGCCCCCGGACCCGTCGCGCATCCCCTCCGGCTGCCGTTTCCACGCGCGCTGCCAGATCCTGGCGAGCGGCGAGGCCGAGCGGGCCGGGGTCGCGGACGCCTGCCGGAGCCAGGACCTGGAGGTGCTGAGCGGGGGCGGCGAGGCGCAGGTGGCGTGCCACTGGGCGCGGGCAACCGTCACGCAGTGAGTACGGCGATGGGGGCGGCCGGTGCTTCGACGAGCACCGGCCGCCCCCATTCACGTACAACAGGCCACACGACAGACCCACGTACCAAGGACTCACGCACCACGAACTCGCGTACTACGGACGGGAGTTACTCCCCGTCGTACGCCTCGATCAGCTCGCGCGAGCGCTTCACATCGTCCGCGATGGCCTCGAGCAGCGCCTCGATGGAGTCGAACTTGGCCATGCCGCGGACGTAGGCGAGGAAGTCGACGGCGACGTGCAAGCCGTACAGGTCGAGGCCGACGCGGTCGATGGCGTACGCCTCGACGGTGCGCTCGGTGCCGTCGAACTGCGGGTTGGTGCCGACGGAGATCGCGGCCGGCATGGCCTCGCCCTCGACGTGCAGCCAGCCGGCGTAGACACCGTCGGCCGGGATCGCGGTGTGCGGGAGGGTCTCGACGTTGGCGGTGGGGAAGCCGAGTTCGCGGCCGCGCTGGGCGCCGCGCACGACGATGCCCTCGACACGGTGCGGGCGTCCGAGGATCTCGCGCGCGCCCTCGACATCGCCCTCGGCGACCAGCCGCCGGGTCAGGGTCGAGGAGAAGGGCTCTCCGCCGCCCGCCTCGCCCGACACGTACAGATCGACGACCTCGACGTCGAAGTCGTACGTCCGGCCCTGCTCGACGAGGAAGTCGACGTTGCCGGCGGCCTTGTGGCCGAAGCGGAAGTTGGGGCCCTCGACGACGGCCTTGGCGTGCAGCTTGTCGACGAGGACCTTCACGACGAAGTCGGCCGGCGACAGCTTCGAGAACTCGGTGGTGAAGGGAAGGATGAGCAGCTCGTCCACGCCCAGCTCGGCCATCAGTTCGGCGCGGCGGTGATGCGGCGCGAGCAGCGGCGGGTGGCTGCCGGGGCGCACGACCTCGCTGGGGTGCGGGTCGAAGGTGACGACGACGGAGGGAACGCCCAGCTCACGGGCGCGGTCCACGGCATGCTTGATGATCAGCTGGTGCCCGCGGTGCACCCCGTCGTAGGAACCGATGGTGACGACGCTGCGCCCCCAGTCCTCGGGGATGTCCTCCAAGCCACGCCAGCGCTGCACTGTGACCGCTCCTTGTCGAACTCGAACTCGAACCCGTGTCCGTGATTGCCTCTTACGCAGCTCTAAGGGTGCCATGCCGGGCGCTCTCGACTTGCATCGGCATCGCGCTGTGACGAGGAGCACGGCGCGCCCGGCGGAGTACGGCTCAGGCGGGGACCCGCGCCCCGGCCAGGTTCTCGATCATGCGACGGGTGCTGGGGCCGACCACCCCGGCCCACTCCTCGGGCGCGCCGGTCAGCCAGCGGGCCACGAGGACGGCGAAGCCGGGGACCTGCCTGGCCAGGTCGACGAGGCCGCGGTCGAAGCCGGTGGCTCCGGCCGGGGTGCGGACCAGGAGCAGTCCGGCGCGGTGCACCAGCTCGCGGGTGTGCTCGGCGTCGTCGCCGCGCGCCGCGCCGTCCGCGGCGGCCCGCAGCAGCGCGTCGAGGACAGCCGGGTCTCCCTCGCGCGCGAGGAGCAGCTCCAGCAGCTCGTGGCGCAGGGGCCGGGACGGCCGGCTGCCCGGCGCCGCGAGGACAGCCGCGAGCGCCGCCCGCACCTGCGGTGGACGGCCCTCCAACAGGCCGCTGACCAGCGGATGGAGCACCGGGCGCGCGGCGGGCCCGTGTTCCTCCAGCACCCGGTCGACGTACGCGGCCACCGGGGTGGCCGCCTCCGGGCACAGCTCCACGACTTCCCGTACGAGCGTGGCGACCCGGCGGGCGAGGGCGGGCGTGGTGACGTCGGCGAGGGCGCGCAGGGCCTCGC
Above is a genomic segment from Streptomyces sp. R21 containing:
- a CDS encoding ABC transporter ATP-binding protein yields the protein MTTPEATPVTAVAPLLSAQALHVAFPGRHGADRARAVDGVDLDIRPGEIVALVGESGCGKTTLARSLLGLVPPTGGRVTFAGKPLDYSSRALKAYRKRVQLVLQDPSGSLNPRHTVYDAVAEGLRIHRYGGDERAAVTEALSRAGLRPPERFFLRYPHELSGGQRQRVVIAGALVLEPELIVADEPVASLDASVRGEILALLLRLRSELGLSALVVTHDLGLAWNIADRVAVMYLGRIVETGEVEQVLTSPQHPYTQALLSVLPEAPGDPVVLTGEPPDPSRIPSGCRFHARCQILASGEAERAGVADACRSQDLEVLSGGGEAQVACHWARATVTQ
- a CDS encoding bifunctional riboflavin kinase/FAD synthetase codes for the protein MQRWRGLEDIPEDWGRSVVTIGSYDGVHRGHQLIIKHAVDRARELGVPSVVVTFDPHPSEVVRPGSHPPLLAPHHRRAELMAELGVDELLILPFTTEFSKLSPADFVVKVLVDKLHAKAVVEGPNFRFGHKAAGNVDFLVEQGRTYDFDVEVVDLYVSGEAGGGEPFSSTLTRRLVAEGDVEGAREILGRPHRVEGIVVRGAQRGRELGFPTANVETLPHTAIPADGVYAGWLHVEGEAMPAAISVGTNPQFDGTERTVEAYAIDRVGLDLYGLHVAVDFLAYVRGMAKFDSIEALLEAIADDVKRSRELIEAYDGE